Within the Nicotiana tabacum cultivar K326 chromosome 11, ASM71507v2, whole genome shotgun sequence genome, the region GTCTCGAAAGATCTAAAGACTTAGCTAAAGATAGGACACAATGGAAGAAAAAGATCCATATAGATGATATCTACTAGTTGGAAATAAGTGTTAGTCTTCTCTAGTTAGAGAACttctaatattattattattattattattattattattattattattattattattattattattattattattattattattattattattattatttatttatttatttatttatttacttttcttGTTTGGTATGATGATGACATGAGTTGAGCTTAAATGAAGAAGTGATGATTCATATTGCCGGCTCCGACTTCTTTGGGATTGAGGCGTAGTAGTTGTTGCTGCTGTACTCAGACCTTATCAATTCTGTGCTGCTTATCTTCCCGTAGAAGTACTTTCATTATTCGTCACCAGCAGATATTACAAAGTAAAAGGCAAACAAGTATTTGATTATAGTGTTGGTAGTTGATGCTTTATTAGAGATCATGTGACACAACTGTTTCTGCTGTTTGTGTGTTAAGTGCTGTCACGTGAGCATATAGATGGAGTGTTCTACTCTGGTCCTAGCTTTTCCTACATGAAGATCTAATATTCCAACTACTCTCTTGAGGACAACCTCAATTTCAATGACTACCCTCACcctttgggaattcttttgacTATGCCATCCATATTGCTAATCTAAGGCAAGCAAATAGAGACAGGTTATTTTCATCTGGTCACATGACCAGCACATGTGCAAAATCCCTTTAGGTTTGATGGTCTGATGGTTTGGAGAGAAAAAATTCTCGCTTTTGGCCTACTTGAAGGATGTTTTTTGTAAAGAGTGATACTTAAGAACTAATATTTGAAGGGCATTGGTCAAATTTTGTTACTCTGCTATAAACAAGTCCTTAAATTTGTTTCCTCCAGTTATCCGTAATTCTGATAGTTTTTAATCTACTGTTTTTTTCTCTGCTGTGTTGCACTCCAGTTTTCAAAAGCAACTGGGAGAATTAAAGAAGCAATTTCAAATATTCCTGTTGCAACTGAAGATGATGATGTAGAAGAGGCTGCTTGTTTGGAAGAAACGACCGAAGCTGAGAATGAAGATGCCCCGACGGGCAATAAAGAAGAGAGTGATCCATTTGGACTTGATGCTTTGATTCCGAGCACATCAAAGAAAGACGACAAATCAAAGGGGAAGAGGGTGACCCTGGCTAAagcaagaaaaggagaagaagaagaagaagaagatgaagaagaaaccaagaGATTCCTGAGATCACAGCGAGAAGCCTTGATTTCCTGTTTAGAAATTGCCGCGAACCGTTACAGAACGCCATGGTCGAGTTTCTATGAACTATTAAAGCTTTGTTATGTCCTTCAGCtaattaaaatgtcaaatacgCTATTATCTTACGATTTCTCATAGGTTGTTACTTTTATTTGTTAGGTGCCAAACAGCTATTGACATCTTAGTCAAGCATGCATTTGATAATATTTCAAGGTTCACCTCCCGACAGAGGGATGCTATTGGAAAACTTTGGGCTTCTGTCCGTGAACAGCAAGTTCGGAGGAAGCAAGGGAAATCTGTGTCTGGGAAACTTGATGTAAATGCTTTCGAGCATCTCCAGGCAAAATATGCAACTGAGAAGATCAGCATCCGGCGTGCTGTTGGAGGCAGTGGGGATCGGAAGTGTCAACAGTGGCTTGGTTGATTTGATTTCTTTAGTAATGCAATTTAAAGCAAGGCACATCTGGTTGGAAAATTAGTCTTTGCTAGTTATGATTGTATTTTCTCTGAGAAAGAGGACTAACATTTGTGCAAGGACATGAATTCCATGGTGAGCAAAAGTGAAACACTACCAACCTTTTTTTCGTTCCCTTGTGTGTCTTAGTGAAATATTACACTGTTAGATGTTGAAA harbors:
- the LOC107805993 gene encoding uncharacterized protein LOC107805993, with protein sequence MAGDLFEDLPPPAAPLTSVNGSAVTLTEASEAPPPPQPPLPPPALKSALKRSKPPAESQPETSAPEKRLRFKTTTDASETQVIEAMQKIASHIKNIPKFSKASKLALQLIHAGSVKPATSDHFFAILEAAMSSPTTCNEPSVRADYHELFTAVQDTIECLSKKQQNMITTWTMRAVVANDLFTDDSFVFSKATGRIKEAISNIPVATEDDDVEEAACLEETTEAENEDAPTGNKEESDPFGLDALIPSTSKKDDKSKGKRVTLAKARKGEEEEEEDEEETKRFLRSQREALISCLEIAANRYRTPWCQTAIDILVKHAFDNISRFTSRQRDAIGKLWASVREQQVRRKQGKSVSGKLDVNAFEHLQAKYATEKISIRRAVGGSGDRKCQQWLG